A genomic stretch from Deltaproteobacteria bacterium includes:
- a CDS encoding NAD+ synthase, producing MLVALAQINSTLGDFAGNRDKIVANVLRAKERRCDLVVFPELSLFGYAPNDLLERKSVVERQSKELNILSRQIPKGISVLIGCVSTVPHRASQLVEDLSSKPQFNSAALLQFGKKPKYVHKTRLATFDVFDESRHFQANPQTKPATDNFILIKGHRILVTVCEDIWGWDDKTNPLLKVPKTKVDLVVNLSASPYTKTKKRKRLKVIGQTARRFNAPVVYVNLVGAQDETLFDGRSMVVNEKGKCTLELVAFEEDFAVVDLAKKNPTRFEPAEEIEILRRALVTGIRDFAKKTGLKKVHLGLSGGVDSAVVACLAVDALGSQSVTAMTLPSFFNDPKSRETAENLSKNLGIRSLNMDIWPAYQSLMKVFEDSAGVSAFGLLNENLQARIRGLLLMAFSNKEGSLLLTTGNKSEYAAGYSTLYGDQCGGLAPLGDLLKREVYSLARYYNQENELIPSWIIDRPPSAELRPNQRDQDSLPPYEELDEAVVNIIEKRMPARTATEKWILETSYRNEFKRWQAPPILKISDHAFGRGRRMPIAHQAKD from the coding sequence ATGCTTGTTGCACTCGCGCAGATTAATTCGACTTTAGGGGACTTCGCCGGCAACCGCGATAAGATTGTTGCGAACGTGTTGCGCGCCAAAGAACGGCGCTGCGATCTTGTCGTCTTCCCCGAGCTGTCCTTGTTCGGCTACGCTCCCAACGATTTGCTTGAGCGAAAGTCAGTTGTCGAGCGGCAGTCAAAAGAATTGAATATTCTATCTCGACAAATTCCAAAGGGAATTTCTGTGTTGATTGGCTGTGTGAGTACCGTACCCCATCGGGCCTCACAATTGGTCGAAGACCTTTCGAGCAAGCCCCAGTTTAATTCAGCCGCTCTGCTTCAGTTTGGCAAAAAGCCGAAATACGTTCACAAGACGAGACTCGCGACGTTCGATGTTTTTGATGAGTCCCGCCACTTTCAGGCAAATCCGCAGACGAAACCGGCGACTGACAATTTTATTCTAATAAAAGGGCACCGGATCTTAGTTACAGTTTGTGAAGATATTTGGGGTTGGGACGATAAAACCAATCCGCTTTTAAAGGTTCCAAAAACCAAAGTGGATCTCGTCGTGAACCTAAGCGCATCGCCCTACACAAAGACAAAAAAGCGAAAGCGACTGAAAGTTATCGGCCAGACCGCGAGACGATTTAATGCCCCAGTCGTCTATGTCAACTTGGTGGGTGCGCAAGACGAAACCCTTTTTGACGGTCGGTCGATGGTCGTAAATGAAAAGGGTAAGTGCACACTGGAACTCGTCGCGTTCGAAGAAGACTTTGCGGTCGTTGATTTGGCGAAGAAAAATCCCACGCGATTTGAACCGGCAGAAGAAATTGAAATCCTTCGTCGAGCCCTTGTGACAGGGATTCGTGATTTTGCCAAAAAAACGGGCCTGAAAAAGGTTCACTTGGGACTGAGTGGTGGAGTCGATAGTGCCGTTGTGGCCTGTCTGGCCGTCGATGCTCTCGGTTCGCAATCTGTTACGGCGATGACTCTTCCTAGCTTCTTCAATGATCCTAAAAGTCGTGAGACGGCGGAAAATCTGTCGAAGAATCTCGGCATTCGTTCTTTGAACATGGATATTTGGCCAGCCTACCAAAGCTTGATGAAAGTCTTTGAAGACTCTGCGGGAGTAAGTGCATTTGGGCTGTTGAACGAAAATCTTCAAGCAAGAATTCGTGGGCTTTTGTTGATGGCATTTTCCAACAAAGAAGGAAGCTTGCTTTTGACAACTGGAAACAAGTCCGAATACGCCGCCGGCTATTCTACTTTGTACGGTGATCAATGCGGAGGCCTCGCACCGCTGGGTGATCTCTTAAAGCGAGAGGTTTATTCGCTTGCTCGGTACTACAATCAGGAAAACGAATTAATTCCTAGCTGGATCATAGATCGGCCACCGTCCGCTGAACTGCGCCCCAATCAACGAGACCAAGACTCGCTTCCTCCATATGAGGAGTTAGACGAGGCGGTAGTTAACATTATCGAAAAGCGAATGCCTGCTAGGACGGCGACAGAGAAATGGATTCTAGAAACGTCTTATCGAAATGAGTTCAAACGTTGGCAAGCTCCACCTATTTTGAAAATCAGCGATCATGCATTTGGCCGCGGACGGAGAATGCCAATTGCCCATCAAGCAAAAGATTAA
- a CDS encoding 3'-5' exonuclease has translation MRFIAFDLETTGTLPGVDQIVEIGAVLYDERGEPETIFTTLIQPTISMPEGASRVNGITDDMLVGKPRITDVLDAFAEFCGDEILVAHNAPFDAQFLTADIRKFESSAPTGVILDTCNMARKVFPGLANYKLGTLVQHLAIPATGFHRAEEDAGYCGQLFSKMVARLSQHGPPSIATLISLTGKPELRFPQVEKKPKQQGLFEMGMA, from the coding sequence ATGCGTTTCATCGCTTTCGATTTAGAGACTACGGGAACATTACCGGGCGTTGACCAGATCGTAGAAATTGGCGCAGTTCTCTATGACGAACGCGGCGAACCTGAAACTATATTCACCACTTTGATTCAGCCGACCATTTCCATGCCCGAGGGGGCATCCAGAGTTAACGGAATCACCGATGACATGCTGGTGGGTAAGCCGCGGATCACGGATGTCCTCGACGCATTTGCGGAATTTTGCGGAGATGAAATCCTCGTTGCACACAACGCCCCGTTCGACGCGCAATTCTTAACAGCTGACATCCGCAAGTTCGAGTCCTCAGCCCCCACTGGGGTTATTCTTGACACGTGCAATATGGCTCGCAAAGTTTTCCCAGGACTTGCGAACTACAAGCTGGGCACGCTCGTTCAACATTTAGCAATTCCGGCAACCGGATTTCACCGGGCAGAGGAAGACGCCGGCTACTGTGGGCAACTTTTCTCGAAGATGGTCGCCCGTCTTTCTCAGCATGGTCCCCCATCGATCGCGACACTTATTTCACTAACGGGAAAACCTGAGCTCCGGTTTCCTCAAGTAGAAAAAAAGCCTAAGCAGCAAGGGCTTTTTGAAATGGGGATGGCTTGA
- a CDS encoding (2Fe-2S)-binding protein, which yields MSKTQNRSLIKLIDAFGVEHHLAATAGKTILDIAVENSVEMAHSCGGMGSCGTCRIRLHADLGAIPAMEEVEEEMAIDRGFLPDERLSCQIEIPSGGVNWTAEALGGPKEEEPF from the coding sequence GTGAGTAAAACTCAAAATCGGTCTCTCATAAAGCTAATAGATGCTTTCGGTGTTGAACATCACCTTGCGGCGACGGCAGGCAAAACAATTCTGGATATAGCTGTGGAAAACTCGGTGGAAATGGCGCATTCCTGCGGTGGAATGGGCTCATGTGGTACGTGTCGAATTCGACTTCACGCTGATTTGGGAGCGATCCCTGCAATGGAGGAAGTAGAAGAAGAGATGGCGATCGACCGAGGATTCTTACCGGACGAGCGCTTAAGCTGCCAAATCGAGATCCCTAGCGGAGGCGTAAATTGGACTGCAGAGGCACTTGGCGGGCCCAAAGAAGAAGAGCCTTTCTGA
- a CDS encoding DUF2203 domain-containing protein, protein MLDGVPTSSDTEIIGINRRSVFSLAEARTLIPLISRMTKTAADKVQVLIAKIEAKSQSSDTDRAEIEVFEAQASQLIQDWQTKIQKLGGLPKGIWVVDFDSGDGYFCWKYPEVAIDHWHAYRDGYTKRKKLVDQSLEFAEINSSTYLVGQEASLNEVAKPT, encoded by the coding sequence ATGTTAGATGGTGTTCCAACATCAAGTGATACAGAAATTATCGGAATCAACCGCCGAAGTGTCTTCAGTCTTGCTGAGGCCCGTACGTTGATTCCATTAATCTCAAGAATGACGAAAACCGCGGCCGACAAGGTCCAGGTTCTTATTGCTAAGATCGAAGCGAAATCGCAATCAAGTGATACGGACCGAGCGGAAATTGAAGTCTTTGAGGCTCAGGCAAGCCAGTTGATTCAAGATTGGCAAACCAAAATTCAAAAGCTCGGCGGATTGCCCAAAGGGATCTGGGTCGTCGACTTTGACTCGGGCGATGGATATTTCTGCTGGAAATACCCGGAAGTAGCAATCGACCATTGGCACGCGTATCGAGATGGATACACGAAGCGAAAAAAGTTGGTCGATCAAAGCCTCGAGTTTGCGGAAATTAATTCGTCAACATACTTGGTAGGCCAAGAAGCTTCATTGAATGAAGTGGCCAAACCGACGTAG